A single region of the Lotus japonicus ecotype B-129 chromosome 4, LjGifu_v1.2 genome encodes:
- the LOC130712687 gene encoding uncharacterized protein LOC130712687, whose amino-acid sequence MEYADCFKQQAKRTKYDCLLFDLDDTLYPLSSGLAKACHQNIKDYMVEKLGIEPKKTDELTNLLYNNYGTTIAGLRAIGYDFDYDEYHSFIHGKLPYENLKPDLVLRNLLLSLPYRKHIFTNADKVHAIKVLCRLGLEDCFEGITCFETLNPIHKSIALDDEENNIVFVGSNGASCSKIFDIIEHFAQPDPSADLPNTPIISKPSQKAIELALKIANLNPHRTLFFEDSVRNIQAGKRTGLHTVLVGTSQRVKGADYALESIHNLSEALPELWEVGMKSEVACPEKPAVETTVTA is encoded by the exons ATGGAGTATGCTGACTGCTTCAAACAGCAGGCTAAGAGAACAAAATATGATTGCCTTCTTTTTG ATTTAGATGATACTTTGTATCCCCTCAGTTCTGGTCTTGCAAAAGCATGTCACCAAAATATTAAAG ATTACATGGTGGAGAAGCTTGGCATAGAACCAAAGAAAACTGATGAATTGACCAACCTCCTTTACAATAACTATGGAACTACTATTGCTGGCCTAAGG GCAATTGGATATGACTTTGACTATGATGAATATCACAG TTTTATTCATGGGAAATTACCTTATGAGAATTTGAAACCAGACCtggttctgaggaacttgttgcTAAGCCTCCCCTATAGGAAACAT ATCTTCACAAATGCAGACAAAGTCCATGCAATTAAGGTACTCTGCAGGCTTGGATTAGAAGATTGCTTCGAAGGAATCACATGCTTTGAGACCCTTAATCCAATTCACAAGAGCATTGCTCTGGATGATGAAGAGAATAACATTGTGTTTGTTGGTTCAAATGGTGCAAGCTGCTCTAAAATCTTTGACATCATAGAGCACTTTGCTCAGCCTGATCCTAGTGCAGACTTGCCAAACACACCAATTATATCCAAGCCTTCACAGAAAGCCATTGAATTGGCTCTCAAGATAGCCAACCTTAACCCACACAGAACC TTGTTCTTTGAGGACAGTGTCCGCAACATTCAAGCTGGAAAGCGCACGGGTCTTCACACTGTGCtg GTTGGTACATCCCAGAGAGTGAAAGGTGCAGATTATGCCTTGGAAAGCATTCACAACCTAAGTGAGGCACTGCCTGAACTATGGGAGGTTgggatgaaatcagaagttgcATGCCCTGAGAAGCCTGCTGTGGAGACAACAGTCACTGCTTGA